From the genome of Pseudomonas sp. FP453:
AACTGAGCGATGAACGGTCCTGCAAGACCCCCAGCAGCGAATCGGCCTTTTGCACGCTGTAGGCCGCGCCGAAGAAGTTCATCGACGTGCCGCCCAGCACACCCACGTTTGCCGGATCACGCGCCAACGACTCCATCGCACTGCCCGTGGTCAACGTGCCACGGCTGTGACCATCGATGTGTAGCCCGCTTTGACCAAACTGGACCATATAGTCCTTGGTCTGCACGGCTGCGTTGGACAAGCCCCAGAAATCATTTTCGAAATTCTTCTGATAGGCCGCGATCATCAACTCGGACGTGAAGTTGTTGGCTTTCTCGAAGTGGATCAAATACTGCGGCCCGGTATCGGCACTGCTGTGTTGTTCGGCATATTTGGCCGCACCGTCGATGTCGTTGAAAATACCGTTGTTGGCAATGTGTACCTTGCCATCCGGCCCAGGCTTGAGGTTGCGCTTTTCTTCGTCGTTCAATTCCCGGCGCTGAACGTTGCCCTTTTCATCGAGCATCGCCTTGCCATCTTTGTCTTTCAACACCTCATACACCCGCGCCTTCTCAAGGAAGATCTTGCGATACGCCTCATCCGCCAGCATCGACACCTGGTTGTAGAACTCACGCTTGATCTCTTGCTCAGCCTCGACCTTGCGCCCCATCTCCGCCACGTCCAGGCGCTCCACGGCAACGTGGGCAGCCTCGGTATTGCGGTTGAGGTTGGCAATCGTCTGGTCAACCGTCATCCCGGCGACCACGCGCTGGCGCTCGGCATTGGTGATCACCAGGGTGCCGGCGCTGATGGCGCTGCGGGTATCGCTGTCGGCGGAGTCGGAATCCGAACCGTTGGCGAGGCTGTTGGCGAGCAGCGCCTTGGCCGTGCCGAGCTTGCCGTCGAGCATGTCCGAACTGAGCTCCACCCCGGAAGTCTTGACGCTCGCTTCGGAGGTGTTGTGGATGTCGGCCACGGTCAGCGTGCCGGTGGTCAGGCTGTTCTTGCCGTCGGCGATGGCCTTGTCGGTGCTGGAAATCACGCCGCCCTTGAGGTCGGTGTTGCCGCGCACGTTGAGGTCGAAACCGCCGTCGCCGGCGCGAATCCCCGATTGCTCGATGACGCTGGCAAAGTTGGACTTCTGCTTGGTGTTGCTGGAGCTGAAGCTGGCCGTTGCAGCGCCGGCGCAGACCGGCGGGATGCAGATGCTGATGCCGGCACTCATGCTCTTCTGCTCGGAGGCAAATGTGCTGGTGTCTTGCAGGCTCTCGATATTCAAGTCGCCGCCGACGTCGGCCTTGACCTTGTCAGCCGAGACCACCGCGCCGCGCAAGGTGGTGTCCTTGCCGGACACCAAGGTTGCCTGATTGCCCGCCGTCACATGGGTATTGCTCCAGACCAGGTCATTGCCATCGGCATTGCCGCGGCTTTGGGACGCCGAAGCGTTGAAGCTCAGGCCGTTCTTCTCGCTGCCAAAGGAGATGCCGATCCCCAGGCTGCCGTTCACGCTTTTGTTCGTGCTGTGTTGCTCGATGGTGTTCTCAGCACCCGCCAGCAGGATATTGCCGTCGGCCTTGAGCAACGCATCGTTGCCGGCAGTGATCTGGCTGCCCTGCACCGTCAGGTCGTTATTGCGCTTGCCGCCGGTGGCCACAATCGACACATCGTGCCCTGCCGCCACGGTCGAGCCGGCCGCCGTGTTGGAGGTCTGCTCGCTTTTGTTCTCGCTCTTGTTCATACCCAGGGCGATGCTCAAGTTGATCCCGCCCGCCGCTGCCGGGTCGGCCATCACTTGGGTATGTGCTTCGGTGCCGGCCCAAAAGGTGTTCAGCGCGGCCAGGGTTTTCATGCGTTTGTCGTCGGTGCGCTCGGCGGCCTTGTTCATGCGCTGGCCGGTTTGCACGGCGTTGACGATCGGGTTGGTCAGGGTCAGGCTCACGCCGGTCTGCTTGAAGCGCTGCTCCTGCTGCTGCGCGGCAAGGTTGCGCGCTTCGAGGATATTCACCTCGGACGCCTCGATCGACACATCGCCCTTGGGCGCGCTGACATTGCTGCCGACTTGGCGGTATTCGCCACCGGAGCTGATCAGCACATTGCCATCGGTGGAACCCACACTGCTGGCGGCGGCCGTGGTCTGCTGGCTGCTGTCCTTGTTGGTCTGTTGCTGCGAGCCGATGGTGACGGCAATCGCGCCGCCGCTGAACATGCCGCTGGTCTTCACGTCCTTGGTGTGTTTTTCGTCGAGGGTCTCGGTGGCCGCCAACACCTTGATGTCATTGCCCGCCACCAGCGCCGTGCCCGAGGTCGAGACCACGTTGCTGCCGGTAATGGTGATGTTGTTGCCGGCCTGCATCACCGCCTGCTCGCCGCTGAAGGTCGAGCCTTGCGCGGTGGTCTGGGCCACCGTGTCACGGGTGGTGGTGGTCTTGCTGGAGAACATGCCGTTGCTGCCCTTGACCTTGTGCGCCTCATCCGCCGTGCTGAAGCGCTCGCTGGCTTCGACGTTGATATCGCGGTTGGCGCTGACGGACACGGCACCGGCGTCACTGTTGACCAGCGCGCCGCGTGCCTGCACGTCACGCCCGGCGCCCAGGCGGATATCGCCCGTGGCTTGTACCGAGCTGCCGACTTCGCTGCGCCCGGCTTCCTTGCGCCAGTTGTCGCCGTCCCATTGGTTGGCCTGGGTGAAGGACTCGTTCACCGTGCTCAAGGTGATGTCGTTGCCCGCCACCAGCGCCGTCTTGCCGCCGACGCCGGTGTTGCTGACCTGGGCCGCTTGCAGGTTGATGTTGTTGCCGGCGGTGGCAATCAGGTTGGCCGCCGGTGCCGACACATACAGCCCTGCTACACGCGACAAGGCGGTGCGGGTGCCCTGCGCGCTTTCGCTGTCGGTGGTGATCGAACGCACATTGATGTCGTTGCCGGCACTCAGCGCCAGGCGACTGTTGGCGCTGATCAGGCCGCCGATGTTGTTCAGGTCCTGGCTGGCATTCAACGACACGTCGTTGCCCTGGATGCGCCCGCCGAGGTTGTTGAGGTTCTGCACACTGACGTTCACGCCATCGCGCCCGGAAAGACTGCCGCTGTTGACCAGGTCACCGCGCACGTCGAGGTTCAAGGTGCGCCCGGCCATCAGCGCGCCGGAGCCGTCGATATCACCCTCACGCACCCGCACGTACACCTGCGGCACCAGCACCTTGCGCACTTCGCCGCTGGCCAGGGTCACGTCCTTGGACACCAGCCACACGATATCGCTGGTCAGCTGCGCCATTTGCGCGGCGGTCAGCGCCACGCCCGGGATCAGCTTCCACTGATCGGCCAGGGTCACCGCGCTGTCGATCATGCCGCGGTACTGCGCTTCGTCACTCGCATAGCCGTCGACAAAACGGCGCCCGGTGAGTTGGGCGACTTGTTCGCGGATCAGCTTCTGCTCGTAGAAGCCATCGCCGAGGCGCTGTTGGGTGCCAGCCGGGTCGAGGTTCAGGCGTTCGAGCATGTAGTCCGAGGACAGCCACTTGCCGTAGTTGGCGAAGCGCGGGTCGGTCTCCACCAGGTAACCGGCGGTGCTGTTGGGGTTGATCTGGTACAGGCTGCTGTTGGGCAGGTCCGGGTTGAAGCCACCGGTACGGATCTGCTCTACCGCGCCGCCGGCGTTCTGCTGGGTCAGCGCTTGCACTTCGCTGATCGGGGTCACCGCATAGGTACGCCCGGCACCGGCCAGGTCACCCGTGCCGGCCGCGCTGTCGGTGACCTTGGCCAAGACCAGCGCGCCCACCTGGGTGCCCGTGCCGTTGATCGCCGCGTACTCGGTAAACACCGTCGGTTTCAGCGAGATCTGCTCGATCAACGGCGCCGGGGTATACGCCGTGACGTTAAGGCCCTGGCGGTCACGGCCTTTGCGCTGGATACGGTAGTAGCTGGCCAACGTGCCGCTGTCGGTGGTGACCTTCTGCCCAGTCAGTTCGGTGTTGATCACCGTGCCGACGCTGGCATTCAGCGCCTGGCCGGCGATGATCCGGCTCTTGTCGTTGAACACCTGGTCGGCAATCAGGTTGATGTTGCCACCGGCAAGGATCTGCGCCGGGTCCGAGGCGACGATCTGCGTCTCGGTGACGGTGCGGTTGTAGTCGTAGCGGAGCCAGCGCGTGCCGTAGCCTTCCGGTGTCACCAGGTGCAGGACTTCGTCGTTGTACAGCGAGATCTGCCCCGGCAGGTAGCGGTTGGTCGAGCCCGACAGCAGGTATTCCTGCAAGGCCTGGGTGGACACCTGCACCTGCTGGGTGGCGAAGTGTTCGTTGGTGTTGTTGATCTGCTTGGCGTTGACGCTGAGGCTGCCCAGCGCTTCGACGGTGGCGCTGGCGTTGTTCAACACCTGCGCCTGGCCCGTGGCCTGGTCATTGGCATCCAGGGCGCCGCCGATCAGCAGGTTGCCGGTGCTGAAGATCAAGCCGTGCTCACGGTTGTTGATGACCTGCGCGCCGATATCCAGGCGGTTGCGTGCGGCAATCGTCGCCGCCGATGCGCCTTCGACGGTGTTGTTCAGGGTGCCGGCGGAGATGCCGAGCAGATCGCCATAGATGCGCCCGGTGCCGAGGTTGTTCAGGGTCGCGGTGGTCAGGCGCGTGGCCTCGCCGTCGATCAGCCCACGGTTGTCCAGTTGTGTGGCCGCGCTGACCTGCACCTTCGGCGCACTGATCACACCGCTGGCGGTGTTGTCGACAACGTTGGCGTCGAGGCGCAGCAGGTTGCCGGCCTGGAGCGCGCCCTGGTTGGTCAGGCGCCCGCTGGTGGCCAGCGACACGTTGCCATTGGCCTGGAACAGGCCGTTGTTGACGAAGTCCTGGGTCAGGCGGAAGGTCAGGTCACCCAGGCTGAGAACCTTGCCGTTGCCGCCGTAGCTGGCGCTGTCGAGCAGCAGCGATTGCCCGGCGATCAGGGTGCCCGCGCCGTTATTGATAGCCTGGCGTTTTTGCGCGAGGTCACGATCGGCCACGGTCAGCGTGCTGCCAGCCGAGATGATCCCTTGTTCGTTGTCCAGGGTGCCGCTGCCGGTAACGCTCAGCGTCGTGTCGGCGACGATCGAACCGCCACGGTTGCTGACGCTGTCCGCATCCATCGCGACGGACTGGCCCTTGATACCCTGGTTGGCGCCCTGGGTGCTGCTGTTATCCACACTGGCAGCGGTCAACAGCAGGTGCCCGTCGGCGCGCAACAGACCGGCCTGGTTGCTCAGGTGCTGGGCGTTGACGTCCAGGGTGGCGGCGCTGCCGATAAAACCCTGGTCGTTGAGCAACTGGCCCGCACGCACGCTGACGTCGCGCTGGCCGAGGATGCCACCGGTGCTGCCGGAGTTGCGGTTGCTCAGCTGTTGGCCGTGGGTGTCGATCTTCAGGCTCGACTTGGCCTGCACGATGCCGCCGTCGTTGTTCAGCACGCCGCTGTCGACGGTCAGGGTATCGCTGGCATTCAGGGTGCCCTGGGCGTTGTTCAATTGCTGGCCCTGGGTGTTGAGCAACAACTGCGCGCCGGTGATCACCCCGCTGCTGTTGCTCAAGCCTTGGGCGTTGACGGTCAAGGCCTTCGCGGCTTCCAGACGACCGCCGGTGTTGTCGAGCGCCGTTGCGTCGCTGTTGAGCAGCAGGTCGCCCGCGACCGAACCGAGGGTCCCGCCCTGATTCAGGACGCTGCCGGCCTTGACCGTCAGCGTCTGCGTCGCCGCGACGGTGCCCTTGGCATTGTTCAATTGCGCGGCGGTGACTCCCAGCGCGCCGCCGGCGGTGATCTGCCCGTTGCTGTTGTCCAGGGTGCCGCCGTTGAG
Proteins encoded in this window:
- a CDS encoding hemagglutinin repeat-containing protein, which translates into the protein MNKHLFRVVFNKARGLLMVVAENVKSACKAPGTTRGVSSVSPVTATLTPLRFALMVGMGWVTLVAPVQAQIVADGSAPAGQRPTIGAAGNGAPVVDITRPSDAGVSRNTYSQFDVDKRGVILNNAATNSQTQLAGWIEGNRALANGSARVILNEVNSSNPSQLRGFVEVAGSKAQVVIANPSGIACEGCGFINADRATLTTGRAQFENGLISGYQVSGGKISIGGEGMDSSRADYTEIIARTVEVNAGIWSKDLTIKAGTTGAAPADTPAVAIDVAQLGGMYAGKITLVGNGAGVGVRNAGQIGSSAGEVVIGSDGRIENRGQISSATQLTATADKGIDNSGTLYAQGNLDLNTAADIDNKGIASAQGDARLTAKGAIRSHAGSALAAGVDSAGKLGDSGSLTLTSAGTITAKGQNLAAQKLTANAAQVDLSDSQTSAQTVALTSTAGNLDLRRSRVTASQALTANANQALLSDAAQVGAAQIGVTALDLSNVGGKWVQTGTAGMRVSVTRNLDNSSGILASGGGLDVSADSLNNSGGLVQSGALGDLSVTARQHLANGNGKLVSAAQLTLNGGTLDNSNGQITAGGALGVTAAQLNNAKGTVAATQTLTVKAGSVLNQGGTLGSVAGDLLLNSDATALDNTGGRLEAAKALTVNAQGLSNSSGVITGAQLLLNTQGQQLNNAQGTLNASDTLTVDSGVLNNDGGIVQAKSSLKIDTHGQQLSNRNSGSTGGILGQRDVSVRAGQLLNDQGFIGSAATLDVNAQHLSNQAGLLRADGHLLLTAASVDNSSTQGANQGIKGQSVAMDADSVSNRGGSIVADTTLSVTGSGTLDNEQGIISAGSTLTVADRDLAQKRQAINNGAGTLIAGQSLLLDSASYGGNGKVLSLGDLTFRLTQDFVNNGLFQANGNVSLATSGRLTNQGALQAGNLLRLDANVVDNTASGVISAPKVQVSAATQLDNRGLIDGEATRLTTATLNNLGTGRIYGDLLGISAGTLNNTVEGASAATIAARNRLDIGAQVINNREHGLIFSTGNLLIGGALDANDQATGQAQVLNNASATVEALGSLSVNAKQINNTNEHFATQQVQVSTQALQEYLLSGSTNRYLPGQISLYNDEVLHLVTPEGYGTRWLRYDYNRTVTETQIVASDPAQILAGGNINLIADQVFNDKSRIIAGQALNASVGTVINTELTGQKVTTDSGTLASYYRIQRKGRDRQGLNVTAYTPAPLIEQISLKPTVFTEYAAINGTGTQVGALVLAKVTDSAAGTGDLAGAGRTYAVTPISEVQALTQQNAGGAVEQIRTGGFNPDLPNSSLYQINPNSTAGYLVETDPRFANYGKWLSSDYMLERLNLDPAGTQQRLGDGFYEQKLIREQVAQLTGRRFVDGYASDEAQYRGMIDSAVTLADQWKLIPGVALTAAQMAQLTSDIVWLVSKDVTLASGEVRKVLVPQVYVRVREGDIDGSGALMAGRTLNLDVRGDLVNSGSLSGRDGVNVSVQNLNNLGGRIQGNDVSLNASQDLNNIGGLISANSRLALSAGNDINVRSITTDSESAQGTRTALSRVAGLYVSAPAANLIATAGNNINLQAAQVSNTGVGGKTALVAGNDITLSTVNESFTQANQWDGDNWRKEAGRSEVGSSVQATGDIRLGAGRDVQARGALVNSDAGAVSVSANRDINVEASERFSTADEAHKVKGSNGMFSSKTTTTRDTVAQTTAQGSTFSGEQAVMQAGNNITITGSNVVSTSGTALVAGNDIKVLAATETLDEKHTKDVKTSGMFSGGAIAVTIGSQQQTNKDSSQQTTAAASSVGSTDGNVLISSGGEYRQVGSNVSAPKGDVSIEASEVNILEARNLAAQQQEQRFKQTGVSLTLTNPIVNAVQTGQRMNKAAERTDDKRMKTLAALNTFWAGTEAHTQVMADPAAAGGINLSIALGMNKSENKSEQTSNTAAGSTVAAGHDVSIVATGGKRNNDLTVQGSQITAGNDALLKADGNILLAGAENTIEQHSTNKSVNGSLGIGISFGSEKNGLSFNASASQSRGNADGNDLVWSNTHVTAGNQATLVSGKDTTLRGAVVSADKVKADVGGDLNIESLQDTSTFASEQKSMSAGISICIPPVCAGAATASFSSSNTKQKSNFASVIEQSGIRAGDGGFDLNVRGNTDLKGGVISSTDKAIADGKNSLTTGTLTVADIHNTSEASVKTSGVELSSDMLDGKLGTAKALLANSLANGSDSDSADSDTRSAISAGTLVITNAERQRVVAGMTVDQTIANLNRNTEAAHVAVERLDVAEMGRKVEAEQEIKREFYNQVSMLADEAYRKIFLEKARVYEVLKDKDGKAMLDEKGNVQRRELNDEEKRNLKPGPDGKVHIANNGIFNDIDGAAKYAEQHSSADTGPQYLIHFEKANNFTSELMIAAYQKNFENDFWGLSNAAVQTKDYMVQFGQSGLHIDGHSRGTLTTGSAMESLARDPANVGVLGGTSMNFFGAAYSVQKADSLLGVLQDRSSLSFEAQREAMALQYQNHNFDPVARTPGVGFNAGTGGTIPDGSVRLWEWLKVLGGDKTVHNCYGKGGDNCRPFWMDSPDGMSHFMRVKQ